agaacatttgtactagtaCTAATGCACATCAAGGTTCATTAaactgcattaaataaaaacactctgATCAACTGTACAGTGCGTGCAATTGACAAAGTGATTAATACTGTTGAAGGCCTACACCTTAACTAGTTTTCACTCTGATTCCTAAGCCAAGATTCTAAaagaggcttttattttattcatatgaaaGTTTTCCTACATATTAATCTTATTAAACTGATTAGTGGAAAGACACCCAGCTATGCACCCACCAGCAGAACCATTTCAGATTTGGAGTTTCTGAAAACCTAAATGCGAGTCCTCTGTGGAGAATCAGACACAGGAAGCAGTCAGTGGACCTGCCATTTTCCTCTGTTAGTTTTGGGAAGCCACCAGGCAGCCTGAAGGCCAACATGGACCCGAGCCCACCTTCAGTTTTTAAGACCCAGAGCTGAATCTCCCTGCAGCACTATAGCTGCTGTTTGACAGACGAAAGGAGATAGAAGGTTTTACACAGTCTGCACTGCATCCATAAACCAGCCGCTCCAGTGAAAAGATTATAGGGTTAAAAATAGGAGAGAATAAAAGGAATGTGACAGCTGAGAGATCTGAAGGATGTGGGAGAAGAAAGGCCCCAGCACCACAACACCAGTGGACTATAAATAACCAGAGAATAGACAGGTCCAGTCGTGAGCCCTGTGCCATATGACAGCattcagacagagagaaaggcctcaaacaaaaagggaaagagaTTTGTGCCTTAAGGGACAGAGAACATTGTAgacatttacatgtacacaTTGTCATCATTACATCCACTTAACAGAGCCTTTAGTCCAGAAAACggtttatttaaaacagttttgtttcaaATATGCAACATAGGacttgaataaataaaggaaaatagcAACTACAAATGCATCAGTTGGACACTTgtgcaaataaactgcaatttGACTGGTTTGCAGATCTGTTGACATTAATTTTAGTCAGCTGTACCAGAGTCCAAGTAGAaatttgtgccagatgtaactGGTTTCCCTCCAGACATCTGAGATACTGGGTTAAGGGACAGGTCTCCCCCACCTTGTCattaaccaaaataaataaaaatatatagttcTAATTAATGTTGTCATTTACAGTTTGTCTCGTAATTCTTTGTCCTCAGGACCTGGTCTTGTCCTGATTCGTAATTTCAAAGCCAGAACTCAGCCATTACAGGTCTTTAATAATAAGTTGTAAAGGTTTTTCCTACTCATCATACAGTAATGTTCTAGATGGACGAtgggcttttatttatttctaagtCTCAAACTTCAGGTATCTGCTGCCATCATTCCACTCTCACTTTACTGAGAGCCAACATCAAATGATAAAGTTCTAACTACAGCCCCGATTCCTGTTTTCAAATGCGCAAAGTTATTCCAGCTGATTCAAGTCTGGGCTGCAGAATGACATGTACTTTAAGAGCCTGACAGCAGCAAAGTCGATTAACCCAGTAGTCAGTCAAAAACGAAGCAGAAACACAATCTGATGACCAAATTAaagtctccgactcacaaataaatgtctttaaaatggaGGTATCAGAAAAAAGGTTTGTCAATACTTTGTCTTCTCTCTAAAATGCCACAATTAActgcttgagaaaaaaaaaaaaatccgcaGATTAAATTGATAAAGCGCTTACACCTGTTGAGTCATTGACGCGTCCCAAAACTCAATTACCATCAGACACACAACATAATATAAACCTAGTTTAAAGCATCAACTTACCCGTTGATTCCAATCTTCACCATTTTGTCTGATGTTCTAGTCCTCActgggaaaaaattaaaaataaacatgaaaaaatatggAAACTCCAAATTAAGCTTACATTTAGTAAGAATAACGCAGCATGAAATCTGCACAACAAGAGGCAATTATTCACAATTAAAGTAAACCAAAAACTAAATAGGCAAATCTGCATTTTGCGCACATACAGAACCAGGTGATACATTTATCAGGTGACTGAACCACAGGAAAAGCTATTTAATGGCTTCACAGGTGATTTCCTTCCACCTGTAGCTCCGAGCTGCGCGTAAAATCCAGAACCAAACTTTCCAACCCTTTAATGCAACGTTGAACAGTTTCAATCTgcacaaaaacagaatttaaaaaataaaaccaaacccACAGACCGTGATGGAAGCACCTGCGTCGGCCTCTCCTCTACAAGCAACCAGTTGAAAAACGAGGTCGCCTATTTATTCGCGCCGTGCGTCGCTGGACACGCCCCCCGTATCAAGGTCTGTGACGTCAAGAAGTCAAGGTCTCTGTCTGtcaagaagtttgtttaaaggGTCAAGAAGAAGTTTTTACTCCAGCTGAAAGCAAATTCAACCAAAATCACTCTGAGCGCCTCATTTGTCAGGTTTTACGTAAATGTGATTTGTAATGGCCAATTTAAGATAATTCCTCCGCCATACAAAGTAGTTCCTCGGCCAGAATATTGATATTCAGGTACTGCTTCTGGGATTTCAAAGTAATATACACCACTGCTAAAGACTGACCCCCTCCTTCAATAATTGTATTGtctttatctgtattttttaatcCCTTTAAACCAATatagtgtgttttaatgtatttttatcattatggATGTGGCGGTTTTTGTTTATTCAGCcatttcccacaatgcaacacagTTGTATTTGATGCAACCTGTAGCAGTAGTAGAACACTTTAGATAAAAGTCAGCAGACTGACTTTATGAGCTTTCTCAACTTGTACCAGCTTTTAACTGTCGCTTGAAGCCATAGTGGTTTTGTTCGGCATAAGTTACAAACAAGATACACATTAAAcgaaagtaaaaaacaaaaacaagaagcgATCTCTTGATTGTTAGGGTCGTAGTATATGATTCACATATTTTTCATACTCGTCAAATCATTACTAGCCCTCATGTCCTACAGATGGAGGCATCGTCATCCTCATGTTACTCATTTATTCAGGTTTTGGAATTTTTGCAgagtaatataatataaatgtatttacaaaaagTTCTATTGAAGCAACAGCATGGATTTATTTGTAGATGTCTGGATTTTATAAAGTGCCAGGGGTGGAGCCAAAATCTGATTAGCCACCCCAGGTGCCACCCCGTGCCAGAGTGATAAAGTGATAGTTACCTGCGGTAGAACTTGGAGCACATGGAAAACTGACCAATACTGAAGCTGAAATAAGTAACTCTCATAAGTAGATAAAATTTTATTATGAAGCACATTTATCTTATTACTCCTGCAAAACATCTACCTTTTCCTCCCCTGaactgtttaatatttattcatgaCAAGTGGAAGCAAAAAATGGTAACTAAATTACATATCTGACattgaaaaaacacattatttagtGTATTcataaattttattatttgcataaaggtttattttatgtaaatttaataaaatgtgccaCCTTATTTTAAGTCTGGGCACCCTAAATTAGAAATTCCTAGATCTGCCCCTGATCAGTGCATTGTCAGTCCTCTctggtggacacacacacacaaacacacacacacacacactcacacatctcTGACCTTTATGTGCTTTGATTTCTTAAACAAGTGATTAGATTGTGAAGACAAGGCGTGTTTTTACTGACAGTATCATACACACTGTATCATAGTACTATAATACATAACACATGTAGCTGCACCATGATtaagaaattaaagttacagACAATACAGACGCTGCTGTGCACTAATGACCTCACTCATAGAGCAGAAGAGCAGCACTTTCATGTACAGTGTCATGTTAACTGTATGACACTGAGGGTTTGTTGGTCATGTGATGTTACTGCTACGTGAACCGCAGCACGACtagagaggaggtggagaggaaaatgTCACGTCAGATCCCCTCGGGCCTTAAGCTGCTGGCCTTTATAGTTTTCTGTATACAGGCCACACATCTCCCTGTTATATTTATAGGAAACAGACCAGCTGAGCACAGCCATAGAGGAAACGTCACAGAGGGATGATAAGACATTTCCTGAAAGTCTTATAgtgataaaatattattttacatcaCTGGGTGGAAATACAGTTCTCAATTATTGGTATCACAAAACAGTAGATTCCTATTCAAAGCAACTTAATGTCTCGCTCCGACTGAAATAAGCTTTGAAGTCACCGTCGGTTTTTAGAGTTGCTTGTAAATGAAACTGGAGAATACAACCCAACCAGGTGCCCATATGAACACTGAAGGAAGTCTTATGGTCAAAAGGAGGGATAGGAACCAAAGCACAAAGTGTTTATtctgtacaaaaacatattgACAAGTGTCTGAAGCTAAAATGAGGCTTTAAGCAGTCTCATGAAGTAGTTAGCGCTGCCACCACTGGTTTGTTTTGACACACTCTTGAGCCTTTGTGTTCAGGTCTCAATGCATGTCACACTGAGGTGCAGCTCTTTAAATCAGTCAGTGCAGGGCGACGAAAAGCTCTGCATGTAGTCACAAATGTCCACTGGTGTGTGATAGTTGACACGGTGAGCCAGGAACCGTTTGGGAAAGTGGAGTCGAAGGTCCAAACAAAACTTTAACACCCAGCGAAAGCACTAAGATAAGATTGAAGTggtgcttttgtgtgtgcacatgcacaggTTATGTTGTAACAGTTTATACGGGGCCAAGTTTCAGACTGGCATTGTTAGTGGTTGGCGGCACATTCCTCCTGCAACGATAACTTCCATGATCCACCATACTTTATCAAATGTAATGAAACCTGGTTGCTATGACAACCTGTGTGGTCAGACAGGTTGGTCAATATAAATCGTCTCGCTGTCTCCAGGTCAGTATTTGTCTTTCTGCCTTTCGGATTGTAAAGTACTGGTCCAAAATTCAGCAACTACATCATGACTTTTCCCAGTGAAGACAGAGTCCTCACACGATCCAAGGCTGGTCCAAATCTTTTGTTACTCTTCCtcctcagttttatttatatgaaCTCAAACTTCGCATCTGATTATGTTTTGTAAAGGTTTTGCTGCTGTGCTCCTTTGGAATATGATAACAACTGTAAAATTCGCAGATTTTTTCCCAGAGTTTCAGAAAACACTGAACCTTGTCCTCTTCTAAATAAGACACTGAAATCGACCGCTTGTTTAAAAAGAGTTGACTGTAGCGTTCAGTTATTTAAGATCAGAGGTCAAATAAACAATTAcaccaaagaaaacatttatgtgaCTGTTTCATACCAAAAGGAGAGATTAACATTCTCAGTCTGCAGGGCCACTAAAGGGCAAATGGTTGTTGGACTGATAAAATTTTAGAAGTACCTCCACACATCTGTGCATGAAGTTTATACCTCGTCTTCTAGCGACAGTCAGTGTAGCAAATCCTTTTAGTTTCCTAAACTCACAGGCTATAACTGCAATGCAATGAATCTTTGTTCATCATTGCTGTGAGCTCAGAGTGACTTTAAAAGGCgaaagtcaaacaaaaacagtaaatagtTTTACACAATGTCTGCACAAATCTAACAAATACTATTTACTGCGAAGCTGCTGTTTCCACCACTTTCAGATTAACCACAGTGCTCATGCttatagtttatttatatattgagGTATGTATATATATCTAGGTGGTTATTTGCGGAGTCATTCACAGCAGTTAAGCCCAACACGGATCCGCATCCTGCTCTGAAGGATGCTACAAGCATCAAACTGCGTTGTCCCAAGCCATTACTAGATTCGTCTCGCGATATTCCTATGATATAAATATCTTTTGGCTCGTTCACGTGAACACAAATGCACGAGTGGGCATAATGTTGCCACAATGACCTTATGAATTACGAAGCAGATTTATCTGAGTGTAATACAAGACCACAAGTGAGGGAATTGAATGCGTTCCCGCGAGATTTCGGCGCGTTTGGGGCAGCGAATGCCACGTCTCCTACGCAGCATCCACGTAGAGAGAATTTTATTAGCAGTTTCGCTGTAATACTCCACACGGGAGAGAGAGTTTTCCAGCGGCCCGACACGCAGTCATATTTGACACAACCTGGTGAGAATGACACGTTTGTTTTCATTGCAAATGTTGGTGATAGTGCTGCAGCAGCGTGCTAGCAAAGCGGTTATTAGCCGGCCAGCTAGCCGCGTTTCCCCTCTGTTTGGGGCAACGTGTGATCGCCGGTCGCTGTTTGCTGATCAGATTGTAAAGATTGTAGTGAAGCCTTTTTCACACACAGGGGATTATCCGCATTTACACTGAGAAACACTGTCCCGGGAGAAAGCTAAACCGGAGTGAGAAGGGCGATACACGCGTAGCTAACCGCGATATTATACTGAGGAAGGGGCCGTGCCTCCGTTTTGAAGTGGGGACACACCGGAGTCCTAAAACTAGTTGCACAGCCAGTTTGAATGTGGTCTGCCACCGTAAAAACTCCCATCCGTGCTGCATTGCGATGTGTAGCTCGACACAATTCccaaacattatttaatttgctCGCACTGGAggggacaaaagaaaaaccaaacgAAACCCACCGACGCTGCACGATGGATCTCGGTAACAGCGGCTGGTTGCACGCGATCAGGAAGAAGGTGGATGCAGCTGTAGCTCTTTGTGCACCGTCACCATGGTGCTGCGACTGAACTGTTGCTGCAACGTTCTGCTTTGTGGTGTTGGTTCCCAGGATCGAAAAGCCTTTATTAGACCCCCCTTTTACCCACTAGCATTTCATTATTCGTGTCTTCATATGAAATCACAATCAAGGCTGTGGTGATTATTACACAGCGGCTATAAATGCGATCTGTATATCACAACAACTAAAATATACAAGGTGGATTCCTCTGCAGTTGCAGTTGGTTTTGTGCCTATATAAGTGTGGGAGTATTAAAAATGAGCTTGGGATAAAGTAGTActtctttttgattttctttactGATTCTCATTTTATGCCCGAGGGTAGACAGTAATAGAGAACAGAAGTTGTTAGATACTCTGCATGACCACTAATGTTTAAAAGAGcgcagttcttttttttttttctctgtgcaaaCGGGTCCAGACTGTTTTAATCTTTAGACAGCCTGTATTGAattgcttcttcttctcttttctctttgttataGCAGGTAATATGGGCTGCGTACATCTCCTGGTAGTGACGTTGGCCACATCTGCTCTACTGCTGTTAGCCTCCCATCCAACCGTCGCCCACAGCCACTCGCACGGTGACCACGGACATGGTCACCATCACCACGGCCACTCCCATGGAGATGATGAGGATGCCCACGGGCACTTTCAAAGCCCGGAGGTGAAAATGTTCCACGGAGCGAGCAAATGGAGTGCTGAAGCCAACCTCCCTTCACATGAAGAAGAGCACCACGGACACGCGCACTCTCATGACCACGGACACGCGCACTCTCATGACCACGGACACGCGCACTCTCATGACCACGGACACGCACACTCTCATGACCACGGACACGCACACGACCACGGACACGCACACTCTCATGACCACGGAGCTGGACATGGGCATGCTCATCACGAGGAAGTTGTTCGAGTGCACAAGGAGAGTGGACATGGACACTCGCACGATGGGGAGAGGGTGAAGAgggagacagatggagagaagaggGACCTGGTGGAGCTCTGGATGCAGGTGTGGTCCTGGGTtaaaatgggggggaaaaactAGTTTGAAATGAATAGAATATTTACATGAGACATAAGAAGGAACGATTTAGTTTCTCAGTTAAGTTTCTAGGATAGTTTCTGGTTATGAGTTTGACCAGAAAAACCATTTTTAGGTTTAGATATTTGTACGGCCAAGTATAACTCTTCTTAAGTCTGTTGTTGATTTATATGTGTCACATGAGGagtgaaaacagctttttctggaCAAAATGAACCCCCTGCTGTGTTCTCAGTAAAAAAGTTGTCCACTGGGCGTCTTGCACTGGTTGGCACTGTGACTTTCTGCTGTGttatgtgttttcagtttttctaaaCCTAAATGTTGTGCTGCTCTCAAATTGActcacaaacacagtaaatagtGCAAGATTGTACACAATTGGTATCCAGATGTTGACTTCCTATCTGTGCCAGAAGCCTGTTTTATTCCGTACAAATATCCCCGATGGCTACAGGATGTGTTTCAACGCTTTGCTTTTGTAATTACTTGCAGCCTTTTGCCCATTTGTTTGGTGCTTGACTGAAAGTATTGCCAGAATACTTGTACGTACCCAGAGACTTTAAGTTAAGATCGACTTTAGGCCTTACATCCAGCTTTAAGGTCAAAGACCACATTGTCCTCTGCTGTCAAGTTCCGTCTCTAATGAGCTGTTGGAAATATGAcaaacctaaataaataaacttctcTGCTTTGTCTTCAGGCTATCGGAGCAACCCTGCTGATCAGTGCGGCTCCTTTCCTCATTCTCTTTCTGATCCCAGTTCAGTCAAACAGTGACCAACATCAGAACCTGCTTAAGGTGCTGCTCAGCTTTGCCTCCGGTGGACTGTTGGGTGATGCCTTCCTCCACCTCATACCACATGCTCTGGGTAGgtagttttggttttgtttgcctTCGTCTTTTCTTAAACTTTGAGTTTAAAAGTTTAGTTGCTCTGAGTTTGTatcatttatttaatctaaATGATGTAGAGGTAAAATCTACATGCGATTATAATGGAGATTACTAAAGGATGTGCTCGACTCACTTAACAGGACAGAGAACAGAGGATGTTAACCAGAAAATAACTTAActcaattttaataaaatgttttcctttgtttcacACAGAGCCGCACTCTCATCATGGGGATGGAGATCACGGTCACTCCCATGCAAGTGAGGAGTCACATGACCACGGTCACTCTCACGGTAagcaggatttattttttagcagCTGAGGTGCAGTTGGTAGCAGATGTTCTGGAGAAcaacagccccccccccaaaaaaaatacCCTTGAACTACTTTAGTTGCTTTTGGATATACACAACCTTCACCTGTGTACCGTCATTAGCAGGTGTAACAGATGTGACCTCATTGGATGGAACAACCTTTATTCACGTATGACATTTGCAACCAGTGTTTCTTCTCCTCACTCTCCACAGGAGCTGCCCACAGCCACATGATGTCAGTGGGTTTGTGGGTGCTCGGTGGGATCATCGCATTCCTGTTTGTGGAGAAGTTTGTCCGTCTGCTGAAGGGCGGCCAAGGCCACGGACATTCCCATAGCCACGCGCATGGTACGCTAGTAACTCGGAAAGTAACTGCGTCGACTCCGACATCGTCCTATTAGcagatgttttcttgtttaacactgtGTAAAAATTTTCAGCTTCTCCTAAGGAAAAAGACAGtgatggagaggaagaaaaagacaagaagaagaaagaggagaaagtcAAAAAGGATGTGAAGGGGCCCAAGAAAGACGAGAAGAAGACCACAGGTAGATTTGTGGGGGAGCTGAACCCAGCAGCTCCCTGTGCTGGTCAGTCGCTGCACTGCAATGTAGTAACATTTACAGCTCGAAAGATATTTAGGTGTTtatacaaaaactgtttttatgttttaagagCTAAGCTTTAcaatataattatttacattgtGTTAAAGCAATTGGTTCCCATCTAAATCTGCAGCTGGAAGACTACAGTTTGACCTGCTGTGCCTATAAACACAGCAGACTAATGTGCAGTATCACAAAAACCACACATTAGTCAGTGTTTAAACGCACGTATGCAAGCATTGTTATGAATTATATAACACTTATGAATTATGTAATACACAACAATACTGTAGTACAGTTCAATGACTTGCCTTTGGTACAGATTTAATTGTGACGCTAATCCCGTCAGCAGCGCCGCAGAGTTATGATAATGATATTTAGTTGTCAGGAATCTAAATTAATGTTGGATGCAGATTTGGCATGTTTTCCCTATGTGTAGCACAGTGTGTGACGTCCAGTCTGAGCTAAAGTCATGTTTTCTGGAGCCTTAAACAAATAGACTGAGGATCTTTTTATTAGCATAATCATGTTACGCTTTACGcatc
The nucleotide sequence above comes from Channa argus isolate prfri chromosome 1, Channa argus male v1.0, whole genome shotgun sequence. Encoded proteins:
- the slc39a7 gene encoding zinc transporter Slc39a7 isoform X2: MNYEADLSECNTRPQVRELNAFPRDFGAFGAANATSPTQHPRRENFISSFAVILHTGERVFQRPDTQSYLTQPAGNMGCVHLLVVTLATSALLLLASHPTVAHSHSHGDHGHGHHHHGHSHGDDEDAHGHFQSPEVKMFHGASKWSAEANLPSHEEEHHGHAHSHDHGHAHSHDHGHAHSHDHGHAHSHDHGHAHDHGHAHSHDHGAGHGHAHHEEVVRVHKESGHGHSHDGERVKRETDGEKRDLVELWMQAIGATLLISAAPFLILFLIPVQSNSDQHQNLLKVLLSFASGGLLGDAFLHLIPHALEPHSHHGDGDHGHSHASEESHDHGHSHGAAHSHMMSVGLWVLGGIIAFLFVEKFVRLLKGGQGHGHSHSHAHASPKEKDSDGEEEKDKKKKEEKVKKDVKGPKKDEKKTTDIKVSGYLNLAADFTHNFTDGLAIGASFLVSPAVGAVTTLTILLHEVPHEIGDFAILVQSGCTKRKAMCLQLLTALGALAGTACSLLAEGVGAAATAWILPFTAGGFVYIATVTVLPELLAGRSSFGQSLMEILALLFGVGMMVLIAEYE
- the slc39a7 gene encoding zinc transporter Slc39a7 isoform X1, which produces MNYEADLSECNTRPQVRELNAFPRDFGAFGAANATSPTQHPRRENFISSFAVILHTGERVFQRPDTQSYLTQPAGNMGCVHLLVVTLATSALLLLASHPTVAHSHSHGDHGHGHHHHGHSHGDDEDAHGHFQSPEVKMFHGASKWSAEANLPSHEEEHHGHAHSHDHGHAHSHDHGHAHSHDHGHAHSHDHGHAHDHGHAHSHDHGAGHGHAHHEEVVRVHKESGHGHSHDGERVKRETDGEKRDLVELWMQAIGATLLISAAPFLILFLIPVQSNSDQHQNLLKVLLSFASGGLLGDAFLHLIPHALEPHSHHGDGDHGHSHASEESHDHGHSHGAAHSHMMSVGLWVLGGIIAFLFVEKFVRLLKGGQGHGHSHSHAHASPKEKDSDGEEEKDKKKKEEKVKKDVKGPKKDEKKTTGRFVGELNPAAPCADIKVSGYLNLAADFTHNFTDGLAIGASFLVSPAVGAVTTLTILLHEVPHEIGDFAILVQSGCTKRKAMCLQLLTALGALAGTACSLLAEGVGAAATAWILPFTAGGFVYIATVTVLPELLAGRSSFGQSLMEILALLFGVGMMVLIAEYE